The Branchiostoma lanceolatum isolate klBraLanc5 chromosome 1, klBraLanc5.hap2, whole genome shotgun sequence genomic sequence ACCCAAAACAGGAGGTTCCAGCACGGCAGTCAGAATAGTGGCAGGGGTAGCAAGTGGACAGTCCAGGTATGCTGATGTCTGCTTTGCGTTTTCTTTCATCACCTTCCTCTAGACATGTAAGAAGAAGAAAGTAGTATATGTTCAATGTGTATTTTCTATTTTGAAGTTTGTAGTTGACCGTACGAAGGTTGCCATACTTGTTATTGCATCAATAAAGCTTCTATGTTCAATCTGAATCTATACATGCAGGTCATGGAGTACGATAACAGGGACCTGTTTGCTATCCTCCATAACCTGGACAGGAAGAAGGCCATAATGGGTCCCAATGCTGCACAACGAAGCGCCAACTTGCAAGGTTTGTCATATGTAATTGTAACAGTTAGCTGCATGTTGGCTTTCTAGTAGGAATATCATAATTGTTATTGGTCAGACTGGTAGGTACATGAATGTCCCAACCATCCATTCATTTATATATGGTTGCATCCAAtattgactacatgtactttacccATCTGAATGGCCTCTGTGTTATAAGTTTCCCTAAGGATTGTCTCTTATGTCACATTTCAGCAAATTTGagaaaatcaaaatattttattAACATTTCAACAGAAGTGCAACAGAGGGAGGATGCAGCGGAAGAAGACTCTGAAGAGGAGGACAGGGAAAACGTCGCAGAGGTGGATGGTGAAACGTTTGAAGAGGATTACGAGGAGGAAATGTTtgaagaggatgatgatgaataaGCTTGATCTGATAGCTTTTCTTTTTACCTCTCATGACTGTTAATATTGTAAATttgaaagtacaaaatattattctatatgtatttgattgtcaatgttatgttattattcatttatcatccaGTGACCCCCTTTTCTCTTGAGCTATATGAAAAGCAACGAGAATAGATCAATGTACAAGAAACTCCTACCTTTTAGGATGGATCCTGTTTACAACTTCTCTTCTGAGGGAAAGGGTGAGCCACCCTGGATCAGTGTGCTGTGTCTCCTGTAAATATGTAAAGAAAGGCATGTGTGATAAATTGTGAGCCACCCAGGATCATTGCTCTGTGCCTTCTGTAAAGATGTACAGAAAAGGCATGTATGATAAATTGACTTGCAATTTAATGTAGATTTATTAAGTACATACTATATCAAGAATACAAATATATACTATATTTGTGCAAAAAGGAGGAGATTTACAATCAGGATAAAGAGATGTGTCCTATGCTTCTTGCAGTATGGTAAATAAGTATGTGTACCTTTTGGGATCAGTTTGAAGGTCGAAGTCTCTCTGCCCCCTACTTATGACACTATAGACGAGGGTTAATAATTGTATTTAAATATGTTTTCAGAGATACTTGTATTTAGAAATACTGCAATTGGCAAAACATTAAAGCAAACAGCAACAACTCTTAAACTTACCCAAACCTCTCCTCTTCTTAGCTGCTCTCCAACAACATCTTCCACGTTATACAGTTTCGGCGGTTTTCGCCGAGTCCGCCTCAAAAACTTGGCAAACTCTTTTTCACAAAGAAAATCACTGCCGTATGGGAACATTGTTGTGATTGGAAGGAGATTGGAAAATATGTGTACAGGCAGTGATCTGGGGCAGTGATCTAAGAGGTGAGGTCTGCTTTGCAGCGCACATGTGCTCAGGGGTTCCCCCGAAGGACACCGCTTGTCAGTTATCCTGTTCCCTGAAGTTAGACTTGGCCACACGTCCCATACTATATACGGTACTACAGCTAGGCCAGGCAACGCAAGTTGGGTTACTGGGACCGGGGGATTCTGTAGTATTGCAGAGAAAACTTCAGACCAGGGATCTTGTGTGGGCACAACGCTACCTAGCGATATATACAAGTATTGTTGCTCTCCGTGACTACTAAGGAGATTAGGGTATAATCCACACCAGGCTGTGAGTCAATTAACCCTGCATTTCCCGGCTGAATTGGCCCAGATCGTAATGACATGCTATCGTCATCACATCATCTGTTGCGGTAGGTGCCGCAAGTGTCCAGAATGCCCTAGAAGCAAAAATAAAGAGGGATCGGGAGGAATCCTTAAGGCGCAAATCCATTAACAACTTGGGCTGTCATACATTTGTGAATGACACCCTTACAACAACATCCAGTCCCATTCCACAAGATGCCCAAGCACTGCTGCAAGACACCCCACCAACACCACCGAACAGAAGAAAAACCTGTGCAAGTAGGTTAAAGCCCGCCCATCGTCGTCAGTCAGAAGACCAAAAGCTTGAAGAGCACTTCAGATCCTTTATAGAACAGGGAGACTGggttcaacttgttgaactcgAACAGTCTGACACAAAATGGAGAAGGTCTCTGTGCAACAACGTAACCCTCTAGCCTTTTCGACTTAAAAAGATTACAAAACACTTATCAAACAGTGTAAACGAAAATATTGTCCAAATTAGAGCATACGAATAAAAAAAACGAATTTTGGTCCTCATTAGATTCTGTAGAAAATGAAATTAACGGGAGATCACACAAAAATACTACAGACCCCACTATATCACAACCACGAATGGACAGAAAGCTCCAAAGGATTGAATAATCCtataaaacacaaaactttTACACAGATTTCGAAAACACGATTACTGGACGGTTAAATTAGATAAATATTCTCATAAtttgctagatttttctttttctgcaaAATAGGTTTTAGACGGTATAAAACAATTCAATCTGGTTTGGGGTTCTCGCGCGAGATTAAgtcaacaaaacaagaacacGTACAGATTGTAGATTCTGCTGGaattttgagttttttttgtgtgcgacatccactgcacgaaatggcctcgtatcccggcgtatacgtacagggattcctccggaaatattccatataccgatgcggatttagcgtatccgatataattaacggatacgctaaatccgcaccgggatatggaatatttccggaggaatccctgtacgtatacgccgggatacgaggccatttcgtgcagtgatcgCACGAGTAACAAGTGCATCAGGAGAAGCGAAAACGATAAGGAAGGTTACTAATAGCCACGACCATGTCATTGTGGTAAATTGCAACAACTTCACTTCATCACGTACCGTCCTACCCTGTCTGTTCCGTTTGTAGGCTTTGCTATATACACTGGAATTaaagattttgaatttgatatatGTGCTGGATTGAAAGCTTTTCAAGACGATCACGCGTTACGACACCTCTGTTCTAAGGAAATGCGCATTGCTTCTGTTCTTACGATCCTAGGCTTTCCTGTGCTTATAAGATTAGTGAAATTGCGCGATTGGTCTTTGTTGATATGAATGTCCTACTTGCTTGACCTAATTATCTTCGCCCTTCTAAGGTTAAAGCAAAGGCGTTCCGGAGCATATATGAGCTAACACTTGGAGTACAGGGTGAAAATGGACATAAGCCGGCCATACGTATTTCAATACGTCTTCAATTTGCAGAGAACTTAAGATTAGATGTATATCGTTTTTTCAAAGTAACCTTTTAATTGTAAAATATGTAACAACTATTTGTTTACTTTATCAAAACTAATGATACAATTTTTTAAGGTAAAAAAATAGTGTAAGGACAATCCCAAGAGTTTCAAAACTCgtagtttgtttttgtgtacAGCTGCTAACGTTACCTGTGAACAGAAACTAGTTACTTAACTTCTATGTCACGTTTCCGATCGCCTCACAAATTAGACGGATGTCTACAAACCTTAACGACCTCCCTCATTGGCTCTCATATTTACTCCTTACTTGTTCCTTATTCCCTGCCTCATTCGTCACTGCTATATCGTATGGTGGGTGACGTACGCACGACTACCCAATACCGTCTCTATCTTGTTTGTGAATAGACAGAAAACTTAAGTTCTCTTCGGAGTTTACTTCACTACTTCTTAAAAAAATCGTAATTCATCCatatcattgattattcattATAGGGCATTTCTTTAATGATCGGTTTATATCAAACATTTAAAGTCATTTTGCTAGACTTTCGTAAGTCTTTGGAATAGAAGAAGACATGGCCGATTATTCAATGTTACCCTTCTTTTGTACTGAAGATTTTATCAACAGGGGCACATCTATCACGCTTTattagcccttattgtattgcattattaattaggatgttaacttttattctatacttgGATTATGTTAAACAATTCTTGTCATACGTTGTACCACGTACAATCATCGTGCAATGAAGTTCTTCTTATCAAAGGCATACATGATATAATTATGTTTTTACAAGCCTTGGACTGATGTTCCAAAGGTGATGAAGTGTGTGATACGGACAAGAATACGAGAACTTCAAAGCCACAGACATCATTGATTTTGTATACATTTATTACAATTACAAGCAAATATACAACTATCAGTTGATGCAACGCTGGTAACTcattacaacatcaatatcaacTATGTAACACTTGTCACTGATCACagcatcaatatcatttatgtaattcttgtcactgattacaattTCACTTGTCACTGATAACAATATCAATGCTATTTATCtaacacttgtcactgattacaatatcaatattatctatgtgattcttgtcgctgattacaacatcaatatcatttatgtaacactTGTTACTGATTACAATATCACTTCTCACTGATAACAATATCAGTAGCATATATGTGAAACTGGTCACTGATTACaccatcaatatcatttatttaACACTTatcactgattacaacatcactTGTCATTGATTACCATATCAATTATGTGatacttgtcactgattacaacatcaagaTCATTTATGTAACACTTCTCATTGATTACAACATCAACATAGACCATGTATCACTTTTTACTAataacatcaatatcatttatgtaacactTGTCACTAATTATGATAGcaatatcatttatgtaacacttgtcactgattacaacatcaatatcattcatttaacacttgtcactgattacaatatcacttgtcactgattacaatatcacttgtcactgattacaacatcactTGTCACTGAATACAATATCAATACCATCTATGTGATACTTGTCACTGATGAccatatcaatatcatttacgtgatacttgtcactgattacaacatcaagaTCATATATGTAACAGTTttactgattacaacatcaatatcgTCCATGTAACACTTTTCACTGATTAGAACATCAAGATCATTTTTTAACAATTGTCACCGATAACAACATCAATATTATTCATGTAACACTcgtcactgattacaacattAATATCAGTTGAGTATCCTAAACAATAACCAAAAGTAAgtaaaggaaaacttttccattCTCTTGGTTCCATCTCAGTATATCTGCCCTCTGGTTGAAAATGGGTTAGAACCTAGACTGGTACAGCTTAGATACAAATAAAGATCCATTTGAAATCCTAGGCCTTgcttatttgattatatggcaTATAGATCGCACTCCtctaagaacaaaaaaaaaaaaacttattcgAGCGTGTGGCtatttttctctctctcaaCATTTTATCAGGTGTGGATTTTAGTGTTTGCATGACATTCTTTACACTTGTCCCCTTATTTGGACTTTTGTGCTTGTTAAGTACCAAAGTAAAATGTTTTTCTGACTCGATCTCTTTTCAGATTCGGACCTTATCGTTGTCTATTAAATGACTGGTTCTGAAATATGGATTCCTGTCAATGGAATAAACACATCGAATTTGAAACTTAGCCCTCTCAGAAACTAGGTCATGATGTGCACCATGTGTTTTTGATCATGTCCTTTAAAAGAGGTCTCTTTACATTTTGACCACTGgacatcattatgataattagCATGAATGATGAATCAGACTCATAATTGGTTAATTATATTTTTTACTTCCCTGatatttatttctaaaatgcaACCTATATCATGACTTCCAGAATATCATGTTGACTGTATAGTATAGATAGTAATTGGTTATAATCAATGGatttaatgttgtacatgtgtgtattggCTTTTAGATGTAACAGTATTTTAAAACGACAATGTTGAATAGATGGTTTTGTGACAATAAGTGCAATTTTTTTGTGAATAAATACGATTCGTACGATGTATGTCACAATAGACGCAATTCAGTCTGCTAATGTAGTACTCCAAGTTCTGTTGATTAataaaaccatttgattgattgattgattgattgattgattgattgattgacagatttgTTTGGTATGGGCATATGTTGTTAAAGTAAAGCCTTCCGTCCACTCTCTGCCATGACGGGTCCTTGTGAAATTATTTTACCGGGTTGCGGAGCTCAAATCCCAGGTTCATCTTATGATTATAGTATTATTATGATTATAGTACTTCATTAAAGATAGAACTGCTGTATGCTTTGAAAGTTGCATTTTCTATGCTCATCTGCTTACGATTAATAAGAAGCCCGCCTTTAGAACAATTCAAGATTTTCAACGTATGACCtacttaagagtcattgcatgagaaaaccaggcagaggtgggaagatgggggtcggccaaatcggctcctactttgtatgtgtgataggtttgtggaactatgaacagccatttaattaaaaccctccagctatttttcgctatggcgttctgggacccccctccgagaccctcaaaaatccaacaatttatggctgaaaattactgaaattgcaatggctaccctcaCAATTttgattaagatacgattataaatgaaagcagaattttcatctctttgaattttagtcatctttaaggggcattatctgccctgggcagtggctttggagaatggttttactgttgctggagaggggaacatctactgattcaaaaacaatcgtcgtttaattgggatactcataacgcgagccgtgaatgggggctgtttatggggatttttcgggtttggggctataatagatcaggttgtgacgtctcactacggggtaggttatggcaattttttctgccgctgggtgaaaaccatgcataattgtcataaaatgctagcacaaatcagaaatgttggttttggctctacatgggggatataggGATACTTAAAATgtaaattaagcttgttttgcacattttacagttgctttttaAGACGTTAATCAGTAAATTACTTACTAAAAAAGGATGTACAATTTTGAAGTGGTCAATAGtgaaaaggctatgtatgggggttatcaggaccccacatatgtgatatcactgGTACACGCAGCTGTAtgtaaaatcaagaaacaagacagtcactataacaaatgtcaggGAACAGTTTTAAGCTAAATATATATTATACTAGTATACTTATCAATTTGggtcagtacatgaatcataatgaaatcaacagattgtacattgcagttgcaattgttccatttcaaagaacattcaatatttggtatcaagcattctcgaa encodes the following:
- the LOC136423491 gene encoding uncharacterized protein, whose amino-acid sequence is MGVIFSRVTFDKFLRKYKYINDLSCESVEQVMEYDNRDLFAILHNLDRKKAIMGPNAAQRSANLQEVQQREDAAEEDSEEEDRENVAEVDGETFEEDYEEEMFEEDDDE